From the Acaryochloris thomasi RCC1774 genome, one window contains:
- a CDS encoding hybrid sensor histidine kinase/response regulator, translating to MAPVRLLLIDDSPNDRLLAVRQLKQEFSELQPLEVCDAEGLTQALNENRFDIVITDYQLRWTTGLDVLEEIKQRRPDCPVVMFTGTGSEEIAVTAMKAGLDDYVVKSPQHYVRLAKATQIAWERTQQQQALKEAEERYQRLFEEVPIGLYRLTREGKLLDANRRFLEILGYESKDEVLATDVVNDCIATAASGLWTAQLDVTDATQSVSTHLRHRSGDEIWVRHYVRLVRNPQGNTQYYEGAIEDITAYRRTELERNQLLISERKARAEAETANRVKDEFLATVSHELRTPLNAMLGWVQLLRGGQLSEEKSAKAIEIIERNAIAQNQLIDDLLDVSRIIRGKLKLKVKAIPLRNIVNAALDTVRHAVENKQIQLETDFAPSVTLVNGDQERLQQVFWNLLTNAVKFTPEGGKITIRVESKPNCAQVQIVDTGQGIEPGHLPYMFERFRQADESSTRQKGGLGLGLAIVRHLVELHGGVVTAESAGTGQGSTFMVQLPLFDTVQPLAQISLPADQSLPSLKNLQLLVVEDEDDAREMLTLLLEQCGAQISAVGSVSAAMAHLAHHTPHLIISDIAMPVEDGYTLIRQLRAEGRQIVAIALTAYAREQDKTAALQAGFNHHLPKPVDPNQLVQLIANLRQAGEI from the coding sequence ATGGCCCCAGTGCGGTTGCTTTTAATTGATGATAGCCCCAACGACCGCCTACTGGCTGTCCGGCAGCTAAAGCAAGAGTTCTCAGAGCTACAGCCATTAGAAGTCTGCGATGCAGAGGGGCTGACCCAAGCGCTGAACGAAAACCGCTTTGACATCGTGATTACCGACTATCAACTGCGCTGGACCACGGGACTTGACGTTCTCGAAGAAATCAAGCAGCGCCGTCCAGACTGTCCGGTCGTGATGTTCACCGGGACAGGCTCGGAAGAGATTGCCGTCACCGCCATGAAGGCGGGCCTAGACGACTACGTGGTTAAGTCGCCCCAGCACTACGTGCGGCTAGCTAAAGCCACTCAGATCGCTTGGGAGCGCACCCAACAGCAGCAGGCCCTCAAGGAGGCTGAAGAGCGTTATCAGCGTTTATTTGAAGAAGTCCCCATTGGTTTATATCGACTCACCCGAGAGGGGAAGCTATTAGACGCCAACCGCCGCTTCCTAGAAATACTAGGTTACGAGAGCAAAGATGAGGTTTTAGCCACAGACGTCGTCAATGATTGCATTGCAACGGCGGCAAGCGGTCTGTGGACGGCTCAACTCGATGTCACAGACGCAACCCAGAGCGTTTCGACTCATCTCCGTCACCGCAGCGGAGATGAAATTTGGGTTCGCCACTACGTCCGTTTAGTTCGCAATCCGCAGGGGAACACACAGTATTACGAAGGCGCGATTGAAGATATTACGGCCTACCGTCGTACTGAATTAGAGCGTAATCAGCTTCTGATCAGCGAACGTAAGGCCCGTGCCGAGGCCGAAACGGCAAACCGGGTTAAGGACGAATTTTTAGCCACGGTTTCCCATGAGCTACGCACCCCCCTCAATGCCATGCTGGGCTGGGTGCAGCTTTTACGGGGCGGCCAATTGAGTGAGGAGAAGTCTGCAAAAGCAATCGAGATTATTGAGCGCAATGCGATCGCACAAAATCAGCTAATCGACGACCTGCTGGATGTCTCTCGGATCATTCGCGGCAAACTCAAGCTGAAAGTGAAGGCTATTCCACTGCGAAACATTGTCAATGCCGCCTTAGATACGGTCCGTCACGCCGTTGAAAATAAGCAGATTCAGCTAGAAACCGACTTCGCTCCCTCCGTCACCTTAGTCAATGGCGATCAGGAGCGCCTGCAGCAGGTGTTCTGGAACCTACTCACCAATGCGGTGAAGTTCACGCCAGAAGGGGGCAAAATTACGATCCGTGTTGAGAGTAAGCCAAATTGTGCTCAGGTTCAGATCGTTGACACTGGCCAAGGCATTGAGCCAGGGCACCTGCCCTATATGTTTGAACGCTTCCGGCAGGCCGATGAGTCCTCGACACGCCAAAAGGGGGGATTGGGGCTGGGATTAGCAATTGTCCGCCACTTGGTCGAGCTGCACGGTGGTGTTGTCACAGCAGAGAGTGCTGGAACCGGTCAAGGCTCTACCTTTATGGTTCAGCTACCGCTGTTCGATACCGTTCAGCCCCTAGCCCAAATTTCTTTGCCGGCCGATCAGTCTCTTCCTTCTTTAAAGAACCTGCAGCTCTTGGTGGTGGAAGACGAAGACGATGCCCGTGAGATGCTGACGCTGTTGCTAGAGCAATGTGGCGCTCAGATTTCAGCCGTGGGTTCAGTCTCAGCAGCGATGGCGCATTTGGCGCATCACACCCCGCACCTCATTATTTCTGACATCGCTATGCCGGTCGAAGATGGCTACACGCTGATCCGGCAGTTGCGAGCGGAGGGCAGACAGATAGTTGCAATCGCATTAACGGCCTACGCCAGAGAACAGGACAAAACGGCAGCCCTCCAGGCAGGTTTTAATCATCATCTACCTAAGCCTGTGGACCCAAACCAGCTTGTTCAGCTGATCGCCAATCTTCGGCAGGCGGGAGAGATTTGA
- a CDS encoding mechanosensitive ion channel family protein, with amino-acid sequence MTDLLRILLDTFQINGDIREFLVELSIRLGLFLLGAVLSPLVGRAFPRLLWGLLRLANRLVPLGIPPIYRDFIRPVRNALITTGTFAFITLCSNLMRRYENFYRFLGFFVYLALAISMGWLASRLAQRVIRFYVVNLVQRLGGEVNELVLIFETLINFVIILFTIVIFARGLQLNLVALSASIGIGGVGVAFAAKQGLEQLVGTIELYLDRPYLPGEYVRVNFNPHNDDVYGRIESIGIRSTKIRTVARNTVYIVPNSVMASKAIENITRGKKVMAMLFLDFSQSLEQAEEALVQQTILESVDGFGGIDKASTRVRFVPLEDRPGTRARVNFFIMGSSEDSLSLRKLLLDLANEEVAKRLMTYNLRFTMPEPMVYIDSPMTI; translated from the coding sequence ATGACCGATCTCCTTAGAATTCTGCTGGACACGTTTCAGATCAACGGCGACATTCGTGAATTTCTCGTTGAACTCAGTATCCGGTTAGGGCTATTTTTGCTAGGCGCTGTCCTTTCGCCCCTTGTCGGTCGGGCGTTCCCGCGACTGCTATGGGGACTGCTGAGATTAGCTAACCGTTTAGTGCCCCTCGGGATTCCGCCGATCTACCGCGATTTCATTCGTCCCGTTCGTAATGCACTGATTACCACCGGTACCTTTGCTTTCATCACCCTCTGTTCAAATCTGATGCGGCGGTATGAAAACTTTTATCGGTTTTTAGGGTTCTTTGTGTACTTGGCCTTGGCCATCAGTATGGGGTGGCTGGCCTCCCGGCTGGCCCAGCGCGTGATTCGTTTCTACGTTGTCAATTTGGTGCAGCGACTGGGGGGTGAAGTCAATGAACTGGTGCTGATTTTCGAGACGCTGATCAATTTTGTGATTATTCTATTCACGATCGTAATCTTTGCCCGAGGGCTGCAGCTCAACTTAGTCGCGCTCTCTGCCAGCATCGGCATCGGCGGCGTGGGCGTCGCCTTCGCCGCGAAACAGGGCTTAGAGCAGCTTGTCGGCACCATCGAACTTTACCTGGACCGTCCCTACCTACCTGGAGAATACGTGCGCGTAAACTTCAACCCCCACAACGATGATGTTTATGGGCGCATTGAGTCAATTGGCATTCGCTCTACCAAGATTCGCACCGTTGCCAGAAACACGGTTTACATCGTGCCGAACTCTGTGATGGCCAGTAAGGCGATTGAGAATATCACACGGGGCAAAAAGGTAATGGCGATGCTGTTTCTTGATTTTTCGCAGTCGTTAGAACAGGCGGAAGAGGCTTTGGTTCAGCAGACCATTCTAGAAAGTGTTGATGGCTTTGGGGGTATCGATAAAGCCAGTACCCGCGTTCGCTTTGTCCCTTTAGAAGACCGGCCTGGAACCCGAGCTAGGGTAAATTTCTTCATTATGGGTTCGAGTGAAGACTCGCTGAGCTTGCGGAAGCTGTTGCTCGATTTAGCGAATGAGGAAGTGGCAAAACGCCTGATGACCTACAATCTGCGCTTCACCATGCCAGAGCCGATGGTATACATCGATTCACCGATGACCATCTAA
- a CDS encoding response regulator, whose product MSSSPQSQSVPILMAEDDEDDRLLTQEAFVESSLINPLHFVEDGEELLDYLHQRGRYTDATQSPRPGLILLDLNMPKKDGREALIEIKADKSLRHIPVVVMTTSKAEEDVVRSYSLGVSSFIIKPITFEQLVEVIQGLGRYWFEIVTLPSGES is encoded by the coding sequence ATGAGCAGTAGTCCACAAAGCCAATCTGTTCCCATTCTGATGGCAGAGGATGACGAGGACGATCGCCTCCTCACCCAAGAAGCATTCGTTGAAAGCAGTCTAATCAACCCGCTACACTTCGTTGAAGATGGCGAAGAACTTCTTGACTACCTGCACCAGCGAGGCCGCTATACCGACGCGACCCAATCTCCGCGTCCGGGGCTGATCTTGTTAGACTTAAACATGCCCAAGAAAGATGGTCGTGAGGCGCTAATCGAGATCAAGGCAGATAAGAGTTTGCGACACATCCCGGTGGTGGTAATGACCACTTCGAAAGCAGAAGAGGACGTAGTGCGCTCCTATTCGTTGGGCGTGAGTTCATTCATCATCAAGCCGATCACTTTTGAGCAACTTGTTGAAGTGATTCAGGGGCTGGGTCGCTACTGGTTTGAGATTGTAACCCTACCGTCGGGAGAAAGCTGA
- a CDS encoding sensor histidine kinase, which translates to MVDQAIQVLLVEDDEDDYLLIRDLLSEVPEQRFQLDWVKTFSEAADQIQRQPYSVYLVDYRLGEQNGLELMALVNQQDAPAPEIILSGQGDRNLDITALKSGAADYLDKADLQASLLEHYIRASIERNRAQLALQESEKRYRDLYQQEKLLRSELARANTELKDFAHTASHDLQEPLRAVSGHISLLQDKLFDDRSVLTQDAEVQEYFGFIAAGTRRMQTLVHDLLVYSRVGTRDLVLKDVDCGESVEDAIANLHIAITEAKAEIIYDDLPHLRADATQMMQLFQNLISNAIKFRHPDTPPHITIQADPIPAAQWRFSITDNGIGIDLEECDRIFKIFKRLHTQQEFAGTGMGLTVCEKIVDRHGGKIWAESQPGAGATFWFILPQNPPERIDPPLPNPPTLDA; encoded by the coding sequence ATGGTGGATCAGGCTATTCAGGTACTGCTGGTTGAAGATGACGAAGATGATTATTTGTTAATTCGTGATTTGCTCTCTGAAGTGCCAGAACAGCGGTTCCAGCTTGACTGGGTAAAGACATTTTCCGAGGCCGCCGATCAGATTCAGCGACAGCCCTACAGCGTTTATCTGGTGGACTATCGGCTGGGTGAACAAAACGGCCTGGAACTGATGGCGTTGGTCAATCAGCAGGATGCTCCGGCCCCGGAGATTATTCTCAGCGGTCAGGGCGATCGCAACTTAGATATTACCGCTCTCAAATCTGGCGCTGCCGACTACTTAGATAAAGCAGACCTACAGGCATCACTGCTAGAGCATTACATTCGAGCCTCCATTGAACGGAATCGCGCTCAACTGGCGCTGCAGGAGAGCGAAAAAAGATATCGGGACCTCTATCAGCAGGAGAAATTACTGCGCAGTGAGCTTGCACGAGCCAACACGGAGCTAAAGGATTTTGCCCATACGGCCTCCCATGATTTGCAGGAACCCCTGCGGGCGGTCTCTGGACATATTTCACTCCTGCAGGACAAGCTGTTCGACGATCGCTCTGTTTTGACGCAGGATGCTGAGGTTCAAGAGTATTTCGGCTTCATCGCTGCCGGGACGCGGCGGATGCAGACGCTGGTTCACGATCTGCTGGTCTATTCTCGGGTCGGGACGCGGGATCTGGTGCTCAAAGACGTAGACTGTGGCGAAAGCGTGGAAGATGCGATCGCAAACCTCCACATCGCCATTACTGAAGCTAAAGCCGAGATTATTTACGATGATTTGCCTCATTTGCGGGCCGACGCCACTCAGATGATGCAGTTGTTTCAAAATCTAATCAGCAACGCCATCAAGTTTCGGCATCCTGACACCCCACCCCACATCACAATTCAGGCAGACCCCATTCCGGCCGCGCAGTGGCGCTTTAGCATCACCGATAACGGCATTGGCATTGACCTTGAAGAGTGCGATCGCATCTTTAAAATTTTTAAGCGGCTACATACGCAGCAAGAGTTCGCCGGTACCGGCATGGGTCTGACCGTCTGCGAAAAAATCGTAGATCGACACGGCGGCAAAATTTGGGCCGAGTCTCAGCCAGGGGCAGGAGCGACCTTTTGGTTCATTTTGCCGCAGAATCCCCCAGAGCGAATTGACCCCCCGTTGCCCAACCCACCGACGTTAGATGCGTGA
- a CDS encoding hybrid sensor histidine kinase/response regulator has translation MTDSLLSSRILIVDDSESDRAICRRYLKASRTWNYDILECELGAEALALCKQEQPDIVLLDYRLPDTNGLKLLQDLIVQLEIPPIVIVLTSQEDEEIAVAVIKNGAKDYLIKGQLTPEKLERSIARALAEQTLQSQIQRQRQQNALFADLASGINRAVELSQILQAAVDGVRRLLRCDRTLIYQFEPDMSGTTVAESVLPEWSATLGYQLEDNCFQGAQSYQAEKYLQGHKMAIANIAESHLSVCHIKMLQRFQVKASLVVPIIDTANVTGTTRLWGLLIAHHCQTIHNWTAEELNLLGEISVQVAIATQQAALTTSLKISLEKQQKTEQALQQNQTQLQAILDNAPSVIYLKEPEGRLQLINQEFQTIFGLSEAEAIGKTDAELFPPEVAAEFGINDRQVVASGQPLFTEEVVRQTDDEWHTYLSIKFPIFDAEGQVVQIGGIATDITERKQMEQALRTYQERMHRFTESDLIGILFGDTKGGIQEANDEFLRIVGYSRQELKNNQVRWDDLTPPEYLPLDQARIAEAQKRGSCTPYEKEYVRKDGSRIPVLIGYILMGETRTQSAAFILDITERKRAERELQTINTELEQRVEDRTAELTASNADLKAEVVERLGSERQLRQTAEQLSTSNRALQDFAYVASHDLQEPLRKIQAFGDRLTVKYAPQLGDQGRDYLRRMQSAAQRMQILIDDLLAYSRISTRVQPFEAVNLDDIVRGVLSDLEARLEKTQGQVQVNALPTLEADPVQMRQLFQNLIGNALKFHQPGIPPQIVVSQSAAAEQEVELQIQDNGIGFNTKYLDRIFTPFERLHSRSAYEGTGMGLAICRKIVERHGGQLTAISADGEGATFIITLPYTQPHDHEQ, from the coding sequence ATGACCGATTCCCTACTCAGCAGTAGAATTTTAATCGTGGATGATTCGGAGAGTGATCGGGCGATTTGTCGTCGGTACTTAAAAGCGTCGAGAACTTGGAATTACGACATCTTGGAATGTGAGTTAGGAGCCGAGGCTCTGGCACTCTGCAAGCAAGAGCAGCCTGATATCGTACTGCTCGACTACCGATTGCCGGACACCAATGGCCTAAAACTTCTGCAAGATCTGATCGTACAACTAGAGATACCGCCCATTGTGATTGTGCTCACCAGCCAAGAGGATGAAGAAATTGCTGTAGCAGTCATAAAAAATGGTGCCAAGGATTACCTCATCAAAGGGCAGCTCACGCCAGAAAAACTAGAAAGGTCCATTGCCCGTGCCCTAGCGGAGCAAACCCTGCAGTCACAGATTCAGCGCCAGCGGCAGCAAAACGCGCTGTTTGCCGATCTGGCCTCGGGTATCAATCGTGCGGTTGAACTCTCACAAATATTGCAGGCTGCGGTGGATGGCGTTCGTCGATTGCTGAGGTGCGATCGCACCCTTATTTACCAGTTCGAACCCGACATGAGCGGGACCACAGTAGCTGAGTCAGTCTTACCAGAATGGAGCGCAACCCTCGGCTACCAGCTAGAGGACAATTGCTTCCAGGGGGCCCAAAGCTATCAAGCTGAGAAATATCTGCAGGGCCATAAGATGGCGATCGCAAACATTGCCGAGAGCCATCTGTCTGTCTGTCATATCAAGATGCTGCAGCGGTTTCAGGTCAAGGCCAGTCTTGTGGTTCCGATTATCGATACAGCAAACGTAACGGGTACGACCAGGCTGTGGGGATTGCTGATTGCTCACCATTGCCAGACGATACACAACTGGACTGCGGAAGAACTGAATTTGTTGGGTGAAATCTCGGTGCAGGTTGCGATCGCAACACAGCAGGCCGCACTGACCACAAGCTTGAAGATCAGCCTGGAAAAACAGCAAAAGACAGAACAAGCGCTGCAGCAAAATCAGACCCAACTGCAGGCGATCTTAGATAACGCCCCGTCGGTGATTTACCTCAAGGAACCGGAAGGGCGTCTTCAGCTCATCAATCAGGAATTTCAAACGATCTTTGGTCTCTCGGAAGCAGAGGCAATTGGCAAAACCGATGCTGAGCTATTTCCTCCAGAGGTCGCTGCTGAATTCGGGATCAATGATCGCCAGGTTGTTGCTTCGGGCCAGCCCCTATTTACAGAAGAGGTTGTTCGGCAGACCGATGATGAATGGCATACCTACCTATCGATTAAGTTTCCGATTTTCGACGCTGAGGGGCAGGTCGTTCAGATCGGCGGCATTGCCACCGATATCACTGAGCGCAAGCAAATGGAGCAGGCACTCAGAACCTATCAGGAACGGATGCACCGCTTTACGGAGTCCGATTTGATCGGCATTCTTTTTGGCGATACCAAGGGGGGAATTCAGGAGGCCAACGACGAGTTTTTGCGCATTGTCGGCTACAGTCGCCAGGAACTCAAAAACAATCAGGTCCGCTGGGATGACCTGACGCCACCGGAGTACCTGCCGCTGGACCAGGCTAGGATCGCCGAAGCGCAGAAACGGGGAAGCTGTACACCTTACGAGAAAGAATATGTTCGCAAAGACGGCAGCCGCATTCCGGTCTTGATTGGCTATATCTTGATGGGAGAGACTCGTACCCAGTCTGCGGCTTTTATTCTCGACATTACCGAGCGCAAACGAGCCGAACGAGAGCTGCAGACCATTAATACAGAACTAGAGCAACGGGTCGAAGATCGGACGGCGGAGCTGACGGCATCAAATGCAGACCTGAAAGCAGAAGTGGTGGAACGACTGGGCAGTGAGCGTCAACTGAGGCAGACCGCTGAACAGCTGAGCACCTCTAATCGAGCACTACAGGACTTCGCTTATGTGGCCTCCCATGATCTGCAGGAGCCACTGCGTAAAATTCAGGCTTTTGGCGATCGCCTCACAGTGAAGTATGCTCCACAACTTGGGGACCAAGGACGGGACTACCTGCGGCGGATGCAGAGTGCGGCCCAGCGGATGCAGATCTTAATCGATGATTTGCTCGCTTACTCCCGCATTAGCACCCGGGTTCAGCCCTTCGAAGCCGTCAATCTTGACGACATTGTGCGCGGCGTGCTCTCGGATCTTGAAGCCCGCCTCGAAAAAACGCAGGGTCAGGTTCAGGTCAACGCGCTGCCCACACTTGAAGCGGATCCAGTGCAGATGCGACAACTGTTCCAAAATTTGATTGGTAATGCCCTCAAATTCCATCAGCCAGGCATCCCGCCTCAGATCGTCGTTTCTCAGTCTGCTGCTGCAGAGCAAGAAGTAGAGCTGCAGATTCAAGACAACGGTATTGGGTTCAACACCAAATATCTAGACCGCATCTTTACCCCCTTTGAGCGTCTCCACAGTCGGTCTGCTTACGAGGGCACCGGCATGGGACTGGCGATCTGTCGTAAAATCGTTGAGCGCCATGGCGGTCAGCTCACTGCGATCAGCGCTGATGGCGAAGGTGCAACGTTCATCATTACCCTGCCCTATACCCAGCCCCACGATCATGAGCAGTAG
- a CDS encoding RpoD/SigA family RNA polymerase sigma factor, with protein sequence MPKTNLSQRSSKASTDSVRVYLREIGRVPLLTHDQEIIYGKQVQQMMSVLAKKEELEAEGPVTHAAWAKAVDLEEAELTQIMKQGQRAREKMVRANLRLVVSIAKKYLNRNLDMMDLVQEGSVGLHRGVEKFDPMQGYRFSTYAYWWIRQAMTRAIAQQARTIRLPIHIVEKLNKIKKTQRNLTQSLGRKATTEEVATALDLEPAKVRKFLKVARPTLSLDMRVGTEQNTDLIELLEDEGDSPDDYVSKASLSRDMQTAMEKLTPRAQAVLEMRFGLGGTPPMTLAAIGDQLDISRERVRQLQRQAITYLRKNHRSDLQAYLVS encoded by the coding sequence ATGCCTAAGACTAATCTCAGCCAAAGATCATCAAAAGCTTCAACGGACTCTGTACGCGTTTATTTACGCGAGATTGGCCGAGTTCCGCTTTTGACGCACGATCAAGAAATTATCTACGGCAAGCAGGTCCAGCAAATGATGTCTGTGTTGGCTAAGAAAGAGGAGCTAGAGGCAGAGGGGCCGGTGACGCATGCCGCATGGGCAAAAGCTGTGGACCTCGAAGAAGCAGAACTCACGCAGATCATGAAGCAAGGGCAGCGGGCCAGGGAAAAAATGGTCAGGGCGAACCTACGTCTAGTGGTTTCCATTGCCAAGAAGTATCTCAATCGCAATCTAGACATGATGGACCTGGTTCAAGAAGGCAGTGTAGGTCTGCACCGAGGCGTTGAGAAGTTTGACCCCATGCAGGGTTATCGGTTCTCAACCTATGCCTACTGGTGGATTCGGCAGGCCATGACCCGGGCGATCGCCCAGCAGGCCCGCACAATCCGTTTACCGATTCACATCGTTGAGAAGCTCAACAAGATCAAGAAAACGCAGCGCAATCTGACCCAAAGCCTGGGTCGCAAGGCTACGACAGAAGAAGTCGCCACCGCACTCGATCTGGAACCGGCTAAAGTCCGTAAGTTTCTAAAGGTTGCTCGACCGACCCTATCTTTAGACATGCGCGTCGGCACCGAGCAGAATACCGATTTAATTGAACTGCTTGAAGATGAGGGAGACTCTCCCGACGATTACGTGAGCAAAGCCTCACTTTCGCGGGACATGCAGACGGCAATGGAAAAATTAACGCCCCGCGCTCAAGCTGTTTTAGAGATGCGGTTTGGGCTCGGCGGAACACCCCCCATGACCCTCGCCGCTATCGGTGATCAGCTTGATATTAGCCGTGAGCGAGTCCGTCAGCTTCAGCGTCAGGCGATCACCTATCTGCGCAAAAACCATCGATCAGATTTGCAGGCGTACTTAGTGAGCTAG
- a CDS encoding sensor histidine kinase: protein MPALSILVVEDSPSDTNLLRQIFIRTGRVDWSLTTAERLSEGLEIAQQSYFDVVLLDLSLPDSEGLETVSTFVERVPKLPIVVLTIADDEQLALDAIHQGAQDYLVKGEITSALLVRAIQHGIERERLVRQLREANAELASFSYSVAHDLRSPLRAIEGISQALKEDYADVLDERGIDYTDRIIDSTTRLSRLIEDLLTYSGLGKAELSVGTVDLNVAIADALTLIETDIEQQQAEIKVEPSLPSVKGNQQTLVQVISNLLSNAIKFVPKATQPHIYLHAEQVDSPPQRSQSSRDTWVRLWIEDNGIGIAPQHQERIFGVFERLHGQESYAGTGIGLAIVKKCIEHLGGRAAVESQLGQGSQFWIELPKSQ from the coding sequence ATGCCAGCCCTCTCAATCTTGGTCGTTGAAGACAGTCCTAGCGACACAAATCTACTGCGCCAAATTTTTATCCGCACAGGGCGGGTAGACTGGTCCCTGACGACGGCAGAACGTCTTAGCGAAGGTCTTGAAATTGCTCAGCAGTCTTACTTTGACGTCGTCTTGCTCGATCTTTCTCTGCCTGACTCTGAGGGACTAGAGACGGTCAGTACCTTTGTCGAGAGGGTACCCAAGCTCCCCATCGTGGTGCTCACCATTGCCGATGACGAACAACTGGCGCTCGATGCCATCCACCAAGGCGCACAGGATTATCTGGTTAAAGGCGAAATTACCTCAGCGCTTCTGGTGCGGGCCATCCAGCACGGTATTGAGCGAGAACGACTGGTGCGCCAACTACGGGAAGCCAACGCAGAACTGGCTTCGTTTAGCTACTCAGTGGCCCACGACTTGAGATCGCCCCTGCGGGCCATCGAAGGCATCAGTCAGGCGCTCAAAGAAGACTATGCCGATGTCTTAGACGAGCGGGGGATCGACTACACCGATCGGATTATCGATAGCACCACTCGACTCTCTCGCCTCATTGAAGATTTGTTGACCTATAGCGGCCTCGGGAAAGCGGAGCTATCGGTGGGTACGGTGGATTTAAATGTTGCGATCGCAGATGCCCTAACGCTAATTGAGACAGACATTGAGCAGCAGCAAGCCGAGATTAAAGTCGAGCCATCCCTGCCCTCTGTGAAGGGGAACCAACAGACGCTAGTGCAGGTGATCAGCAACCTGCTCTCTAACGCCATTAAGTTTGTTCCCAAAGCCACCCAGCCCCATATTTACCTCCACGCAGAGCAAGTCGACTCACCCCCGCAGCGCTCCCAGTCCAGTCGTGATACCTGGGTCCGACTTTGGATAGAAGACAACGGTATCGGCATCGCCCCTCAACACCAGGAGCGAATTTTTGGCGTATTTGAGCGCCTCCACGGTCAAGAAAGCTATGCAGGCACCGGCATTGGTCTCGCCATTGTCAAAAAATGTATTGAGCATTTAGGCGGTAGAGCGGCCGTCGAATCCCAGCTCGGTCAGGGCAGTCAGTTTTGGATTGAGCTACCAAAATCTCAGTAG
- a CDS encoding response regulator produces the protein MSQHRPTVLLVEDDANDVLLLRRALAKAQLGSVDLKTVSDGDAAIAYLSQQAPYNDQDKHPLPTLLLLDIKLPCRSGLEVLEWIRQQPQLKRLLVIILTGSKEQPDLEKAYDLGVNSYLVKPGIFADLVDLMKTLHNYWLSLNEHPQLSLT, from the coding sequence ATGAGTCAGCATCGCCCTACCGTTTTACTGGTCGAAGATGATGCAAATGATGTTCTGCTGCTGCGGCGTGCCCTTGCGAAAGCTCAGCTCGGTTCAGTTGATTTAAAGACAGTGAGTGACGGAGATGCGGCGATTGCCTATCTCTCTCAGCAGGCACCTTACAACGATCAGGACAAACACCCGCTGCCCACCCTGCTATTGCTTGATATTAAGCTGCCCTGCCGTTCAGGGCTAGAGGTGCTTGAATGGATTCGACAGCAGCCTCAGCTCAAGCGTCTGCTGGTGATCATTCTGACAGGGTCCAAGGAGCAACCCGACCTTGAAAAAGCCTATGATCTGGGCGTAAACTCATACTTAGTGAAGCCTGGCATTTTTGCGGACCTCGTCGACCTAATGAAGACCCTCCATAATTACTGGCTCAGTCTCAACGAGCATCCTCAGTTGTCCTTGACTTAA